The genomic window AAAATCTCTGATAGTCTTTCTTCTCCTCATTATGATTTTTAATAGCTCGATTATACATCTCTTTCCATGAGATATAAAGCACCTTGTTTTTTCTAATGGTTAATTGCCATATATTTTTAGAAATGTATTTACGTATCGACTTTTCGTTTTTAATAAATAAATATGATTTTTCAATTTCAGCTTTTAGTCGTTTTATTTCTTCCATATCTTTCATAACAACCTCAAACCCTTTGCTTTTTTTAAGTAGAGGATTTTTATGAAGCATTTTTCTTCTTTGATTTAAAGAAGTAATCCTCCAAATATTCTCAAGTAATAAGAATTCTTCATTTGACCAGTCACTTATGTATAAGTGATTAAAAAAACAATAGTTTTCAAACAGAGACCTATAAACACTTGATATTGATTGTATATCAATATATGGTTTATCTGATTTGCTATTATTCTGAAAAAATTCTCCTTCTGATAGTTTTAAAACTGATTTAGCCTTCATCAATGACATTTGAAGCATCATGTTTGGAAACTTGTTTACGCTATTATTGAAGTGCTCATGAACATAAACAAATCCAATTTCAATTAAATCTTTTAAAACCAACTTCTGAAAGTCATAGTTTTCTAATAAATCTTCATACTTTAAGTATAAAGTCTTCAAAAATTCTTCTTTCTTCATTGTTCATGTTCTTTTTATTTAGAATAAGCCCAGACTCATGAAGCCTGGGTTATTTAACTACTTATTCACCGAAAAAATATCCTTTAATTGTTCAATCACGTTTCCATTTCCGGCAACGGTGATTTCTCCAATTTTATCGGCAATTTTCTCTACGTATTCCATTTCTTTCAATTTAAACAACATGCTGTTGTCTTCCATTAATTTTGCAGTATTTAACAAGCTACGTGTAGAGGCTGTTTCTTCGCGTCTTGTCACCACATTAGCCTGAGCTTTTTTATGAGCAATCAATACTTGGTTCATGATATCTTTCATATCACCTGGTAAGATGACGTCTCTAATACCTGTATGCAATACGTTTACACCTAATTTGTTGGCTTGTGCTTTAACATCGTTAAAAACGGCTTTAGCAATAGTTTCTTTTTGCTCTAACAATTCATCTAACGTGTAGGCACCAACAAAGGCTCTCAATGCTAACTGTAAGATAATGTACAATTGTTTTTCGTAATCTTTATTTTGCATCAATACGGTCTCAATATTTGCGACTTTGTATTGTGCATAAAAGTTAATACGAACGTTTGCTTTGTCTTTAGTTAGCAATTCTTGACCAGCAATTTCTAATTGTAATTGGCGCATATCGGCTTTTGCGATTTTAATAGTTTGGTCATTTCTCCAGAAATGGTATGTACCGTGTTCCAAGATTTTTTCAAACTTATCATCTACAATCATAATCGCTTTTTCGAAAGCAGCAACTTCAAATGTTCTGATGTACTGGCGTAATTCTGGCTTACTGTAAATTGCTTTTTCAATGTCTTCTGTAATTTCGATTTTGCTTAAATCTGCTGTTACAAATTTATAATCGATCAAGCTGTTCCAGTACGTGTAACGACCAGCAGTTAACACCTGTTTAAAGTTACCATTTTCGTAAACCAAAACAATCTCATTATCCTTAACCTCAATAACGGTTAATAGTGCTGCTAAAGCCTGATCTTTAAGTAAGATCTCTAAGGCTCTTGGTGCATTAAATGGTTGAGATAAGCTGTATTTTGCAACTTGCTCTCTAAAGTTTATCCAGTGTTTTCCCTCAGTAATTACACGAGTGTAGTTACCGTTTTTGAATACTAGACCGACCATACCTGCATGAATTCTTACTCTTTTCATGATTTCTAATTATTATGTTCTGATTGGATCTTTTTTTTAAATCAGAACGGTTAAACATTTATAATAGAACTTTCTATGTTGAAAGTGACTATTTTTTGTAAAACAAAGTGAAAGAAAACCATCCTTTTAACTACGGAAATACAACCGATTAGAAGTGTTTTTTAGCATTGTTTAATAGATGATTAATCAACCTTTAGATATGACAATTCAAATCTTTTGTTTGAAAAATGAATCTTTAAAAGATCACTCAAAACAGCTTAAAATACATGTGTATTTCAAAGTGTTGTCCAGACTGCGCAAGCAACAGGTTGCCATTACCAGTTTTTATTCACTTTGTTTTTGCCATTTAAAGTGCGACACACTTGGTGATCTATTTTTACAAGTGACCTTCTTGGTTTAACAAAGATGGATTTTCAGTCCATTGTTAACCTACGTTAAAAGCGTAGTGCTCTACCGTTGAGCTACAAATCCCATTTGGTGGATTTGACCGGAATCGAACCGATACTTATCTATTGTTCTAACCTACTGAACTATCTCAAATGGATTGAGAGTGGGAATCGAACCCACGACCTATAGAGTCGAGATTATTTATTTGGTCAAATAATCGAAAACCTTCAAGTCAAGTTGCATACAAAAACCTCATACTACAAAGCAAGGATTTGTACAATGGTGCTATACCGAAACACTCAACAAGACTTGCTTGATGTGGAAGTAGTAGGACTCGAACCTACACGTTCATTTAAGAAACCAGATTTACAGTCTGGCGAGCCAACCAATTACTCAATACTTCCGACTTAATATTTTAAAAAGCGTTCTGAGAATACCTTCGCTTTTAGATAAGCTTTCCTAGCATTATAGCCGTAGCCCTTCTCTAGTTTTCCACACGCTTCTCATTGCTTAGAGAATTGTGTACTTATCCGATGCCTAATACATTACAGCTGTTCAGCAACTTAGACTTGGCCTGCATAGTGGCTTTTTGCCACGCTTTGCAGTTACAAGGGTTGGCTCCCTCACCATTCATAGACGTCCTCTTTACAAGGCGGCCTATTAGAATGTTCACTACACAATAAAGGCTTGCGACCTTTACTGTCCCATATATTGCAATGGGTTTAGGCAACTACTAGCTGCTGTAATGTTCGAAGTCTTTTGCTTTTTTCACTGTACTTGAAATACAGCGCTCTACCAATTGAGCTATATCAACATTTGTTGTAGATACTAGGACTCGAACCTAGACTTGTAAATTTTGACCTAGAAGAAGGGCTTCGAAAATGGCTTCGTAGATTTTTGCCTACAAAATACCAACCTTCTCCTTGCATGCCTCCCAGCACACGGTATGTTAAGTCACCGAACTGTTTCCAATCGGGTCACTTTAATACTGCAATGCGCTCCGCTAGGCTGGATAACCTATACGTAACCCATTACTACAACTTTTCCTATTAATGTCTCCACCTCAAGCCTAATTACTGTCGGCTATAAGTTCTTATTTACCTCAGCGGTTGCCCCTTGTAAATAATAACTTATGTGAGTTGCTTGCTTATGTGTACTGCTTTTGCGTAAAAGCAGTCTCCATTTACTGTGCCAGCAAACAGATTTATCCTTGTTACCAAGTTTATCTAAGGACGATAAGCCGCCCGTTACCTCTTAAAAAAGTTGTCATTTTGAACTCGTTTCAGAATCTGAAATAAAATTAACGGTGTTAAATCTTCGATTTCAGATTGACAAAACAGTTTTTAAGAAAGTAATATTTTAATGTCAATGAACGTTTTCGTTTATTAAGCTCTGCCAGCGTTATGTCTGGCAGAGCACTACTTTAAAGTCTGATTCCAAAGACTTTTTTGTTATTTACTCTGCAAATATTTTATGCTGTTGCGCATTCTTTTTGCGTAGTAAAAATTATTTTATAAATTTTCTTCTTCACTTAATAATTCCACCAGGTTCTAGGCTACATAGAACCCAGCAGAATCCCTTAAAAAGAATAAGAGCTTATTCTAGAGTGAAGTATTTATACCACCTTATCTGCACAAGATGAACTTGCAAATGCATAAGGCTTTGCTTTAAAGACAAATCCCATTCCCAGGATATAGCCCATGGCATCTTTAAGTGCTACATTAGATTCAAACTTTGGATCTGTATTAATATCTGCATGTACCTCTAGTTCTACATTGTACTTGTCTAGTATATCGCAGATGGCGTATGCCACTTCTACGGACATGGTAACCTCTCTAAGCATACGCTCTTTAATGCTGATTTTCTTTGTGCCTTTATAATTTCTCATAAACATAAAACCACCCTTACCCTCTCTAAGTACCACAATTACTGTAGCATACTCCACGTGAGATTTATAGGCTTGAGAATCTGACCCAACACAAATCTTTAAGCGATGTCCAGCTTCTTGCTCTTTTATAATGGCATTTTCGATAATGTTTGTAATTGGCATATCGAAAACTTTACCGCTAAAGTTTCTCCATTTTTGTTGTACAATTTTCATCAGTTCTCAATTTTAGTTAAACATTTATTTTGTGGAACAAACTGGGCTCGAACCAGTATCTTCTGGGCTTCAACCAGACGCATAGACCTGCTTTGCTATTGTTCCTTCTTTGGGTGATTTTGGGACTCGAACCCTATTCTTCTCATTCACAGTGAGACATTTTACCTGTTAAACTAAAACCACCATATTTAGTTCTGACAAAAGGAGTTGAACCTTTATCCACAAACGTATCAGGTTTGCACTTTACCAATTAAGCTATGTCAGAATGTTGTTAACTCGACAGGATTCGAACCTGTACCGAAAGATTCAAAGTCTTCCATGCTGCCGTTACACCACAAGTTATTACAGTAGGTTTAATAGGATTCGAACCCATACCACAAGGGTCGAAACCTTGCATGCTATCCATTACACCATAAACCTAGTTGTACAGAGAGTGGGATTCGAACCCACAGAAACCTGATTCTAAGTCAGGTATGTTTTCCTGTTACATCATCTCTGCAAATTGTACCCGTAGTAGGATTCGAATCTACAAGTCCGATCTGCACCTCAGATTTTAAGTCTGATCTGTTTACCAGTTTCATCATACGGGTATGCGTTGAGATATTAGGACTCGAACCTAAACAAACCGCCTTATGAGAGCGGTGCTCTACCTGTTAAGCTATATCTCAATTTGTTGAGGCAATAGGGATCGAACCTATGACTTTCACGATGTAAGCGTGATGCTCTTCCGCTGAGCTATACCTCAATTTGAATTCCGTAGGAGAATCGAACTCCCATCTGCTGATAGAAAGTCAGCCGTCTTGACCATTTGACCAACGGAACAGTTTGCGGTTCATACGAGAATCGAACTCGTATCTCCCGAGAGACAGTCGGGAAGGATAGCCATTACCCCAATGAACCATTTTGTATATCTACCAAGAGTCGAACTTGGACTTAAAGGGTAGAAACCTTTTGTGCTTTCCGTTACACCATAGATATGTTTTGCACACCCATAAGGACTCGAACCTTAACCCTAAGTTTTGGAGACTTAAATGCTACCAATTACACCATAGATGCTTAGTGGAAGTAGTAGGACTCGAACCTACATGCTCCGAAGAGACCAGATTTACAGTCTAGCGAGCCAACCAATTGCTCAATACTTCCAAGTTTGAGACAAGGATGAGATTCGAACTCATAAATATTGGTGTTGCAGACCAATGCTTTAAACCATTCAGCCACCTTGTCTTTTGCGATACCGATAGGATTCGAACCTATAACCTGTCGGTTAACAGCCGACGGCTCTACCATTGAGCTACGATATCGTTTGTGGAGCTACTGAGACTTGCACTCCATTCTGCGGATTGCAAACCCACTGTTTTGGCTTGTTAAACTATAACCCCTTTTATTGCGGAGAGTAAAGGAATTGAACCTTCACCGCTATTAGCGGACTTGTTTAGCAGACAAGCGCAACGAACCAGTATTTGCCTACTCTCCAATTATTAACATAGTCTGAGAGACAGGATTTGAACCTGCAACCTCTCGCTTCCAAAGCGAGTAAACCAACCATCGTTATCCTCTCAGTTTTTGCGGAAGGAGTGGGAGTTGAACCCACACGAGTCATTATCTCCTAACTGTTTTCAAGACAGCGGCCACCACCAATTGGCTTGTCCTTCCGTGGTGTTGACGCAGTGAGAGTCGAACTCACATCACCTCGATTAAAAGTCGAGTGCTTTAGCCAATTAAGCTACGCGTCATTATATTGTATTTCAATGAACAGCATAAAAAAAGCGCCTCGTTTTACGGAAGGCGCTTTCTTTATATTAATATGAATGCATTAACTTATGTATCCATAACCTTCCTAGTATATATTTTAAATCTTTCATCATTCTCTATCGCGACCATACATTTCGGTGAACGCGACCAGAGACTTATTTGAATACTATGTTGTAAATAATTTGTCATTTGTTTTTTAATTGTTTTGACGGTGCAAATATGAAATGCATTTTTGAATTACGCAAGAAAAAAATCAATTTAATTTATTGATAATCAATTATTTATGATGTTTTTAGGCAATAGGATTCCTGTCCGCATTTCTGCAGATTCTTAACATGTTTACAAAAGACTGTCTCTCAATTGCTTCACTGTTTTTATACCTTTATTTTACTATTTTACTGTTTCAAAATATTTTTCAAAAAAAATTATGTTCAGATCCCAATTTTTATTGGGATGAGCTCAACTTACACTCTTGAATTCACTTAAAAAGCGCTTCAAAATTTAGTTTTACTCAAAAAAAACGTCCAACTTTTTGGGTTGGACGCTTCATATTATGGTTTTAATAGTATTTAAATCATATTCAACACTTAAAAATAGATACAAAACATCCGTTTAGGGTACTCAGTAAAATTACTGCCCATCTATAATCTCTACATTCATTAAAGCGAGACATCGGTTGTTTATGTATTTGTTTTGTAATCATTTCTTGTTTAATGTGTTGCAAATATATATTATTTCACGAATTTTTATAGTCTATAGAATTGAGTTGATTTACAAATTCAACAACATCCTTTTGAAATTGACCAGAATATTTTCCAAAATAAAGATTAATTTCAGGGTGGTTTTTTATATGACATCCAATAGCATTATGTAATGTTTCATTTCCTTCTAATTCACCAAAAAAATTGTTTCCATAAACTGAAAAATCAATAGTCATTAAAGAATCTCCATTGGGTCTCGAAATTTTCCAGATAAAGTTTTCTGTATTATCTTCTAAAACAATGACCCATTTTGAGAGTCTCAATTCTTTTTCTAGTTTTTCGATATGTGATTTACTCATTATTAGTAAGCAACTTTATATTAATCTATTGACAAATATTTCATACTTATACGCAATATTTTTGCGTAGTTGAAATTATTTTATACTTTCAAATGAATATCCCCATTTTTAGGATTAAAAACCATTTGCTGAACTGTAATTCCCATTTTAACCTGATTATCTGAAAGTATATCAAAATAATCATCTGTTGATTTAGGAGTGTTGGCTTTTACTAATACTTCAACTCGTTTATGTCTCCCTGAAGCAGTCAATTGTAATGTGTCATTGGTATTTTTATTCTCTGTTAAAGACAAGTACTCATTAGTCACAATGAGACTATTTCCCTCAGGTTTTCTAATAGAAAATGTTGTAGGTGTTCGTTCTATAACTACATTCTCATCTAGATTGACACCTACTACCATTAGCAAACAGTCTGAAGCAATTGTTGTTTCAGAAAGTATTTTAATTGCTTCGTCAAATGTTTCAGCATTCTCTAGCACATCTCTGATGAGAAACGTAATAGGAATAGCAAATTGAGGTGACTCATTGCTTAATACAGCATTCAATGTTATTGAAAACTTACCTGGTTTTACTCCAGATAATGCACCTATAAAACCAGGCCAACTTACTAGAGAGTATTTTATCTCATCATTTTCTTTAAAATCGAACACTTTAGTAAATGAGCCTAATATATTATTCTCGGACCACCAATCTAAATTTCTTGCATGAAGCTTTTCGGTTTGATTTGTAATACAGAAAGAAGTGCATCCAAATACAAATTTTAAAGCATCATAATAAAGATTGGTAATGAGGACTTGATTTTCAGAAAAATGACTGTTTTTGGCAACACATTCAATTTCTTCTTGATATTGCTTACTAATAAATAACGTCTTATAAGTCTCTATATAGGTTTCAAAAATACCTGCACTACTTAAATCTTCTAGATAATATTTTAAAAGACTATTGGTTTCATGTTTATAATCTTTTAGCAAATTCCACCGCTCTGATGGTTTTTTGTCTAGGTTTATTGTAATTCTCTCCATTTCTCAAGTTTTGCTATTTTTAAAATGGTGGTTCCCAAGTTTTTTTATTCATAATGTCTTTGACTTCTTGGTAAGTAATTGGGTAGAAATCGTGACAATCTACACCAACATCAAAGCTGTTGCTGTTAGGATCGTCTGGTAAACTACCGTGAGAATGACCGTAAAGATGCCAAGTACCTCTAAAACTAGAATGCCAAACACGCATTGCATAATGCAATAGCATAATCTTTTGTTTGCCGTTTGGTGCATCTTCGTCATTGATATTGAGTTCAAAGTAGTCTTTAATCCATTCAAAACGGTTTGGATTTGCTAAAGCAGCTCCTTCATGATTCCCTCGAATAAGGAAAATTTTACCGTTCAGTTGATCCAAGATTTCTCGCATTCGTTCTGCTTTACATAGGCCAAAATCGCCTAAGTGATAAACTTTATCATGTTTATTGATTCTGCTATTCCATCGCTTTATAAGTTCTTGGTCCATTTCCTCAACCGTTTCAAACGGTCGGTTGGTGAACTTTATAATATTGGTGTGACCAAAATGATGGTCTGATGTAAAAAATATATTTTCTGTGTTATTCATGTTTTCTATTTCTGCTATGGCAGAAACCTCGTTAATTTAAACCTGCAAGTTTGGATTTTGAAAGAACACTTCGACTGTGCTCAGTATAACTACACAACATTTTCAAACTTACAGGTTGCTATGGTTATTGATGAGATTCATACATTTTGTCTCTTCGGTCTATTTCGCCCAAAGGACTTCCTTTAAAGGTTGAAATGTTAATAAACCCGTTTTCTTTTGTAATTAAAGAGTCTTTCTCTTTAACGGCTCCTATAGATTTGTTTCCGTAATCTCCAGTTAATTTTTTGGTTGCCGGATCTACATCTCCCCAAAGTTTATCTGGTTTGCCATTATCTATAGGTTCAATAAAATAGGTGATTCCCGTAATTTTACTGCTTACAATGAATCGACCTGTTTTGTCTGTTCCTGTTAGGAATCGTTTTAATAATTCTTGTCGTCTCATAACAGTTTCATTTAAGTTATTTGTTTTTCTTTTTTTGTTTGTCTTTCTTCTTCTTTTTGGAAGTTTTCTTTTTCTTAGGCTTGTCTAAGGCTATTTTCTTTTTGATGCGCTTTTCTTCATCTAGCATAAAGTCAAAGAAGTAATCGTTATAAATTACTTTTTTAGCAGCTTTTAAATCTTTTAGACTTTTCTTGTATTTACCTTTAGTTTCATTTATGTAGGATGAAAGCCAATTAAGTCTAGCCACATCTACCCCTTTTATTTTAAAAGCAAAGTCAATTAATTTTTCTGCACGCTCATTTTCATCTGCCCAAATCAGATACATTATGTAAGCTGGATAGACCTCTTTAAAATCAGGATTTATTGAAATGACTTTATCATAACAATCAAATGCCTTATCAAAATCGTACATATATTCAGCATAGATTTTACCTAACAAGCATAATGAGGGGCAATGGTTTTCATCATACGAAAGTGCATAATTTAATGTTTCGCAAGCTTCATTCCAGTCACTAAACCAACCAGACATTGCTCCTTTAGCCTTTAAATAATAGCTATCTGCTATAGTTAATCCCATGATTTCTAATTATTTTATTTTTGTTTTAGTCCAATCTTTATTGAATTGGACTTATTAAGTTTTTTCAGAAGTTTTAGTCTTAATCTTAAAGAAGTAAGGCATACAAAAAAGTCAGAAACGTTTGGGCTTCGGACTCTTTATATGATAAAAAAATAGATATCTATTTATCTGGAAAGATGTCACGAAGCGTGTATGCTAAAGAACCTAGTTCTCCTACCATACTTTTGTCTGTTTTAATGTGAAACATTATACTTCGTTTTAATAATTGTTTTGTTGCAAAACTGCGATGCAAATATAAAGTTGAATTTTCTAAACCACCAAATAAAATTTCAAATTAATTTATTGAAAATCAAATAATTAACTTGGGTTTAGGCAAGAAAAAGCCTGTCCGAATCGCTTCAGATAGGTAAGTCCTTGAAGGCCTGTTATGTAGTTAATCAACACACGATTTTTAGGCATTGAAAAAAATTGATAAAAAAAAGCGTCCAAATTATTTATTTGGACGCTTTTACTAGATTTTATACTGTTTACCTAATCTACAAATACCAAAAAAGGCACAATGTTGCGTCCGAATTATGTGATTTAAATAGATTCATATAGGTGTTTATTTATACTTATTGTGTTGCAAATATGTGAATTTTATTTGAAAACCAATACAAACAATTATAAATTGTGTTTTATTTTCCTTCAAAAAAGGAATGATTTTTGAGCCTGCTGATAGTGTCTTAACAAATTACTTATGCGTTTTTCCTTATTATTTTCTATTGTACTATTCTTTCTTATTCAGAATTTAAACGCACAGTTAAGTATTGCAGAACAAGATCAGTTAGCACAACTATTAACAGAGAAAGTTAATGCATTGAGAATTTCTAAAGGTAAGCAGCCTTTAGAGCGCCATATAGATTTGGCTAAAGCGGCTAAATTACATTCAGATTATATGGCAGAGAAGAATCAATTAACTCATACCCAAACAGGAACTCTCTATCCAAATCCATCTGACCGTGTTTTTAATTTCAATAAATCATTTACAACTATAGGTGAAAATGCGCTCTTTCAAAGTTGGAGTAGATTTCCACTTTCAGAAAAAGAGCTAGAGGTCTTAGCTTCCAATATGTATCGCTCATGGAGAAATTCTAAAGGCCATTATGCGAATATGATTTCAGGTAAGTTCACCTTTGGTGATTTTGGTTTTGCATATAATGAAAAATCAAAGCGTTTGTATGCTACTCAAGTATTTGCCAAAAAAGGCTACATTGTTGAAGGGCAGTTGTCTGATAATGCTTTTGGAATTCAACCTCAAGATATATCCTGTGATAATATTGAAGGTTTTCATGATAATATTATTGTTAATATTGGAAATGCCATTACCATAAGATATGATGAAGTCATTTTGGCACATCATGATATTGAAACCATTAAAAAGATTTTTGTTAATCCACAAGATGGTATCGCTGTAGATTTGGTTCAACGCGATCAACTTAAATGTGGAGGAGACAATAAACTAGATGCCTCTACAATATATGATGGCATTTTGCTGAAACCTATATATAAAAACGACTTATTAGCAAGTAACACTGCTCAAAACCCTAAACGCTTTATTACATCACTAGGTAAAATACCCAATGCACTTTTAGGCAAGGAACTCAGTCCAAATATTGTAATCATAAAAGATGGTAAAAAATGTAGCTATGCAGTACCTACTTCAATTCCAAGTAAGAGGTATAATTTAAGACCTATTGAACCTGAAATTTTGAACCCAAAAATTGAACTGAAAACTGAAGGTGTTAATGGTATACATGAGGTAAATTTTGATTTTAAAAGTGGGCAAACCACATCTACCAACTCACCAGAAATTTCAATAAAACAGGAGACTATTTATCGTGTTGACATTAAGAGCTTCACTTCAGTTGATGGGAGTTCTGAATCTAATGAAAAGCTTCATAAAGAACGTGCAAATTTCATAAAAGCTTATATTGATAGACACTTTCAAACAGATGCAATACCTACAACAATTGAAGCTAAAGAAAATTGGGATTTATGTTTTTACCATTTAGAAATTTTAGGATTGGATGAAACACTAGGAAAAGGCAAACAAAAAATAAAAGATTATTTACAGAATAATAAAAGTGATAATTGGAAAAAAGCTTTAAGCTTACAACGAAAGTCTAAAGCTATGATTTACACTAAAGGCTCATGGGAAAAAAGCGACCCTTACTTT from Winogradskyella sp. MH6 includes these protein-coding regions:
- a CDS encoding slipin family protein → MKRVRIHAGMVGLVFKNGNYTRVITEGKHWINFREQVAKYSLSQPFNAPRALEILLKDQALAALLTVIEVKDNEIVLVYENGNFKQVLTAGRYTYWNSLIDYKFVTADLSKIEITEDIEKAIYSKPELRQYIRTFEVAAFEKAIMIVDDKFEKILEHGTYHFWRNDQTIKIAKADMRQLQLEIAGQELLTKDKANVRINFYAQYKVANIETVLMQNKDYEKQLYIILQLALRAFVGAYTLDELLEQKETIAKAVFNDVKAQANKLGVNVLHTGIRDVILPGDMKDIMNQVLIAHKKAQANVVTRREETASTRSLLNTAKLMEDNSMLFKLKEMEYVEKIADKIGEITVAGNGNVIEQLKDIFSVNK
- a CDS encoding ribonuclease H-like YkuK family protein, with amino-acid sequence MKIVQQKWRNFSGKVFDMPITNIIENAIIKEQEAGHRLKICVGSDSQAYKSHVEYATVIVVLREGKGGFMFMRNYKGTKKISIKERMLREVTMSVEVAYAICDILDKYNVELEVHADINTDPKFESNVALKDAMGYILGMGFVFKAKPYAFASSSCADKVV
- a CDS encoding C45 family autoproteolytic acyltransferase/hydolase: MERITINLDKKPSERWNLLKDYKHETNSLLKYYLEDLSSAGIFETYIETYKTLFISKQYQEEIECVAKNSHFSENQVLITNLYYDALKFVFGCTSFCITNQTEKLHARNLDWWSENNILGSFTKVFDFKENDEIKYSLVSWPGFIGALSGVKPGKFSITLNAVLSNESPQFAIPITFLIRDVLENAETFDEAIKILSETTIASDCLLMVVGVNLDENVVIERTPTTFSIRKPEGNSLIVTNEYLSLTENKNTNDTLQLTASGRHKRVEVLVKANTPKSTDDYFDILSDNQVKMGITVQQMVFNPKNGDIHLKV
- a CDS encoding metallophosphoesterase family protein produces the protein MNNTENIFFTSDHHFGHTNIIKFTNRPFETVEEMDQELIKRWNSRINKHDKVYHLGDFGLCKAERMREILDQLNGKIFLIRGNHEGAALANPNRFEWIKDYFELNINDEDAPNGKQKIMLLHYAMRVWHSSFRGTWHLYGHSHGSLPDDPNSNSFDVGVDCHDFYPITYQEVKDIMNKKTWEPPF
- a CDS encoding tetratricopeptide repeat protein, whose product is MGLTIADSYYLKAKGAMSGWFSDWNEACETLNYALSYDENHCPSLCLLGKIYAEYMYDFDKAFDCYDKVISINPDFKEVYPAYIMYLIWADENERAEKLIDFAFKIKGVDVARLNWLSSYINETKGKYKKSLKDLKAAKKVIYNDYFFDFMLDEEKRIKKKIALDKPKKKKTSKKKKKDKQKKKNK
- a CDS encoding CAP domain-containing protein, with translation MRFSLLFSIVLFFLIQNLNAQLSIAEQDQLAQLLTEKVNALRISKGKQPLERHIDLAKAAKLHSDYMAEKNQLTHTQTGTLYPNPSDRVFNFNKSFTTIGENALFQSWSRFPLSEKELEVLASNMYRSWRNSKGHYANMISGKFTFGDFGFAYNEKSKRLYATQVFAKKGYIVEGQLSDNAFGIQPQDISCDNIEGFHDNIIVNIGNAITIRYDEVILAHHDIETIKKIFVNPQDGIAVDLVQRDQLKCGGDNKLDASTIYDGILLKPIYKNDLLASNTAQNPKRFITSLGKIPNALLGKELSPNIVIIKDGKKCSYAVPTSIPSKRYNLRPIEPEILNPKIELKTEGVNGIHEVNFDFKSGQTTSTNSPEISIKQETIYRVDIKSFTSVDGSSESNEKLHKERANFIKAYIDRHFQTDAIPTTIEAKENWDLCFYHLEILGLDETLGKGKQKIKDYLQNNKSDNWKKALSLQRKSKAMIYTKGSWEKSDPYFLNYNLTDALLTKNYPLANRALAEMYYEDNINLFLNEEFIIENLFDKQELVQNVSALLLKNIEYYDLDNIVFFVRNWLSKPDLLSEKAQKNLLNLYTITAKRLLANWDTSTEDFSKVLHPEKVEPLFKNYKTTNKTNPLFLNFHMASIEYYAQINFSPKIRVSFDFIADYFKKQSKSIKDDTDLGLFFNSWSMYPMTIESLMRRLHTKRLDEDSAFLLAKTYAAYKMDYHPNITLKINKQAILFNKERWCSWITKDFQNLRNEDIKDLYCTTCNKN